In Chloroflexota bacterium, the genomic stretch CGCCTTCCAGAAAGCTTATGCCAAATCGAAACTAGCCCTGGCTCTGGGCAAGGGCGCCGGCGGTGAAACAGTCGCCGCCGACCTGGCAAGGATGCCCCACCTGCTTATCGCCGGAGCCACCGGCAGCGGCAAGACCGCCTGCTTAAACTCCACTATCTGCTGCTTACTTATTCACAACACCCCAGACGACGTCCAGTTCATCATGATTGACCCCAAGCGAGTAGAGTTGGTCAATTTCAACACCCTGCCCCATCTGGTAGCCCCTGTGATTGTCGACGCTGAAAAAGCAGTGCTGGCACTGCGCTGGCTCAATCAGGAGATGGACAACCGCTACCAGAAGTTCGCCCAGGCCGGAGCACGCAACATCGAAGGCTACAATAAAAACCGGCAACCCGGGGAGACAATGCCATATATGGTGCTGGTCATAGATGAGCTGGCTGACTTGATGATGGCAGCCTTCGACGAGGTAGAACGCACGCTATGCCGCTTAGCCCAACTGGCACGAGCCACCGGCATCCATCTAATCGTGGCCACCCAACGGCCATCAGTCGATGTGGTCACCGGCCTTATCAAGGCCAATTTCCCCACCCGTATCAGCTTTGCACTCACCTCGCAGGTAGACTCACGCACCATCCTGGATGCTGCTGGAGCTGAGAAGCTGTTGGGCAGAGGCGATATGCTTTACATGCCCACAGATGCCAGCAAGCCAAAGCGACTTCAAGGAACTTTCATCTCAGATGCTGAGACTGAGAGAATAGTGTACTTCTGGGGCAACCAACGCCGGCCGGAGACAGAACCAATCAGATTTGAGGATATGAGCCAACTCGCCTCGGCGGAGAAAGGCGGCGAAGACTCCATGCTGGATGCTGCCAGACAGCTAGCCAAGGAACACAAATACATCTCCACTTCTTTTCTGCAACGCCGCCTCCGCATCGGCTATCCCAGAGCTGCCAGGCTCATGGAAAAGCTAGAAGAAGAAGGCTACAGCAGAGAACCCCGCGAACAGAACCCAACAACATGAAAAAGGTCGACGGACGGAACCTGATTTAAAATAACTACGAGAATAGAAAATGCCTAACTACCGAGCTAGCCAAAGCTTTGAAGCGGGCTTTAAAAGAGGTGCTATCTCTTTGACATTAGGCATTATCAATATGATACTGATTCTAGCATGCTTAGCATGGACAGTCACCCTGGTGGCAGTGTCACCCGTCGCTATCGTCGGTTTAATCTTTGGAGCCATAGGATTAAATTCAAGAGGGAAATACTTAGCTGTGACAGGAATAGTGTTGTGTTCATACGCTTTATTTGTATCATTGCTCATATGTACACTTCGGTGGATTTGACAAGTCAAAAACAGAAAAAAGGTCGACGGACAGAACCTGATTTAAGATACCTTCGCGAATAAAAAATGCCTCATTACCGAACTGGCCACAACGTTGAAGCGGGCTTAATAGAAGGCGCTATATCTTTGATATTAGGAATTATCGGCATTATACTGATTCTAGTATACGAAATATGGACACGCATGCTTTTGGCAACGCCACCGCTTGCTATCCTCGGTTTATACTTTGGAGTCATAGCATTAAATTCAACAGGGAAATACTTAGCTGTGATAGGAATGGCGGTGTGCTTACTTGCTTTAGCTGCATCGGTGTATATGCTTTGGGCTGGAGGTCTCCTTTATAATTTATAAACTATCATCGCTGAGGTTGCCCTTCTCATTGAAAAGCTGGAAAAAGTAAGCTACAAAAGGGAACACGGCGAATGGGCCATAGAAAATTAAAGCGGCTTCGAAAAGGTGCTGCCGTATCCGCTCGAACCAGTCAACATTGGGCTACAAAGGAGCATCCCATCAAGGCCGACTTTGATGTATAATGTAAATGTACGACAGATATGGGCATATCTAAACCAAGCGGGCTAATGAAAGTCAAAGGGGGAAAGGAACTATGAGAACACTAATTTATGTACTACTAGTACTACTTGTTCTTGCACTCGCATGGTTCTTACTTTTCAGGCTTGGTGTACTCTGACAAAAATCAAGCCCTGACTACAGCCCGTAAAACCATCCGCCAATACACTATCTGGCTGCCATGTATCTAGCCAAGGAACACAAGCATATATCTGCTTTTTTCTGCAGCGCCGCCTCCGCATCGGCTATCCCATAGCCACCCAGCTCATGGAAAAGCTGGAAGAAGAGGACTTCGACAGAGAACTCGGCTAGCAAGAATAAAAATAGGTCTTGCCCTAGCTTACCCATTAGAGTTATCATAGTCATATGAAAAAAGAGGAGTGGCGGAAATGAAAAGGAAATTAATCACGGTTGCAGTAAGTGGAGCCTTTGACCCAATACATGTAGGTCATATTGCGTATATACGAGAGGCGGCCAAACTAGGTGACAGGCTGGTGGTGATACTGAACAACGACAATTTCCTGCTTAGGAAAAAAGGGTTTGTGTTCAGGCCATTCGAGGATAGAAAAGAAATCCTGGAGAGCATCAAAGGTGTGGATGAGGTTATCTCGTCTGTGGACGACGACCAGACAGTCTGTAAAACCCTGGAATTGGTCAAGCCCGATATATTCGCCAAAGGGGGATACCGAACGGGCCCCGAAAATATTCCCGAAGTAGAGACTTGCCAATCCATCGGCTGCACAGTAGTCACCAACGTCGGAGGAGGCAAACTTCGAGCCGATAGGGAGCTGGATTCAAAGATTAAGGAATTTGGTAAGCATGAGACGGGCACGGTGGAAATCGACTGCCCCTACTGTGATGACCATCCCATATTAAAAGAGAGGTGTCTTCATTGTAGAGGCAAAGGTAAGGTAGATGTAGGAAAGTCGGAGTAAATGGGGGATGAAAAATGAAAATCAGCGCGCGAAATGTCCTGAAGGGGAAAGTCAAGGAGATCAAGCCTGGTATAGTCAACACCGAAGTTACGGTTGAGTTGCCCGGTGGAATGTCTGTAGTATCAGTTATTACCAAAGAATCGGCGGAGAACCTGGGTCTCACCAAAGGTAAAGAGGTTTATGCTGTAATCAAGGCATCCAATGTCATGATTGCGGTGGACTGATTAACCCGCACTAGGGCTGAACGTATTCTACTTGTTTAATGTCTTTCGGGTAACAGTGCAACGAAATGTGTCCCAGTTTCCCTGATTACATACCCACTACACCTTGTTGTATTTAATGTTTGGTCTTTGGGGATTTGACAAACCCATGAGTAGTCTCACCCCAACCTTAAGTCCGAATATACTTTTTCACCACCCTAACTCCTTGCCTGTTATAAAATAACAAATCATTGCTACAACACCAAATAAGATTGGCATACACATAATTGAAACGAACACAAGTAAGGCTATCAGTAAGATTCTACTTCGTTTTTCTCTACGAATCAGCCCTACAATACCTATGATTGCCCCTACAAGAAATATGAAGACGCTAAACCAATCAGTATCAATGCCAAAAATCCCATACATAGGTATTACTAATGGGAAGGAGATGATGCCAACTCCCATTATAATGAAGGACGCTGTTATTAGTTTGCCAAACTTTTTTATCATTTTCTTCATTTCCAATTAACCTCCTCTCATGCAAGGCAATAGAAACCAGAATATGCTATTGAGCCCTTGCAAAGTTCAGCACATTATCATCTAATGTTTTTGTCGAAGAAGTCTGCCAGTAGTTTTGAAATCTCAGTACTTATCGGTGTTACAGTACCACCGCTAGCATGTACATATCGCTGCCGGCATTGGTTCGGATTTCCCGACGCTGATACTTGATTGTAAGGTGGCTGCCTATACTGTTGCCATTGCTGGTCAGGATACTGATAATCGTACGATACAGATGGTGGCTGAGGCGATATCTGTTGTATTGCACAGCTTAAGTTGATGCCGCAATTGCCACAAAACCGGTCGCTACAAGCGACCCGTGCGCCACATCGGGGACAGAAGTGTATCTGCCACATCAACATTAACCCCTTCTTGGGTAATTAGTCCATAACTTTGTTTAAATATGACTTAAAACCTTTCAAAGGCTCTGCCCATTTACAGTGATTAATCTATTTGCTCTTGCTGGTAGGCGATACAGTTTTCTCCTTCAATTGTCTTTCCAAAGTCTTCGTTTGGTGGATGTCCAGGCTACCCAGTTCGTCAATATATTCCTGGGCCCCCTGTTCGGAAAGGGCATAAGTGGTGAGGCCATGATTATTGTGTTGGGCTGTAAGAATACCATTTTCAACCAAGTTTGTAATTGCATCTCTTAAGCTAATCGCTGAAGTATTCAGGGCTCTAGCCATGGTGTACAGGCTTAACTTTGCCTTGGGATGTCTTACCCAGAAGCGGAGTAGCCTGAATTGCATGCCAGTGCAATTTATGTCTTCGAGAAATGACAGCACATCGTAACCTGCTATTCGACCTATTCTGTCATCAGTTACCATGTCCGTTTTCTCCTTTTTCACTACTTTTTATCTGGATTCCAATCGCTCGCTTATACGTTTATGATATCAAGAGAATATTAATTTCCAGTTAAAATTTTGAACCAATAATCGTTCTCTACTTATTAAACGAGTAATACGACAAAAGGTTTATAAACATGGCTGTGCATAAATAATCAGAAGCGGAACAGCTATGGAAAAGCTGGAAGAAGAAGGCTTTGGCAGGGAACCCGAGAACGGAACATCAAAATTTGAAGCGACCTCGAAAAGGCCTGTCTGTGCCTGCTCGAACCAACCGTTATCGGAGCCAACGTCTGCTTTGCGA encodes the following:
- a CDS encoding adenylyltransferase/cytidyltransferase family protein encodes the protein MKRKLITVAVSGAFDPIHVGHIAYIREAAKLGDRLVVILNNDNFLLRKKGFVFRPFEDRKEILESIKGVDEVISSVDDDQTVCKTLELVKPDIFAKGGYRTGPENIPEVETCQSIGCTVVTNVGGGKLRADRELDSKIKEFGKHETGTVEIDCPYCDDHPILKERCLHCRGKGKVDVGKSE
- a CDS encoding transporter, with the protein product MKISARNVLKGKVKEIKPGIVNTEVTVELPGGMSVVSVITKESAENLGLTKGKEVYAVIKASNVMIAVD